Proteins co-encoded in one Haladaptatus sp. ZSTT2 genomic window:
- a CDS encoding phosphoribosylanthranilate isomerase: MTRVKICGLTTEADLRAAVEAGADAVGFISDVPVETPREVSTTEAGNLAAATPPFVTSVLVTMADSVERVCTLVARVEPDAVQLHTLLSPDAVSEIRERTNVTVIQRIEADDARVPEHAAVADALLVDSVDAAGAGGTGTTADWSKTSTLVAEIDAPVILAGGLSPENVARAIDEVCPFAVDVASGVEKAGGVKDHEMLDAFVRATHRQVTAQ; this comes from the coding sequence ATGACGCGGGTGAAAATCTGCGGGCTTACGACCGAAGCCGACCTTCGCGCCGCGGTCGAGGCGGGTGCGGACGCCGTTGGGTTCATCTCGGACGTACCCGTCGAGACGCCGCGCGAAGTTTCGACCACTGAGGCCGGTAACCTCGCGGCCGCCACGCCACCGTTCGTCACGAGCGTGCTCGTCACCATGGCCGACTCCGTCGAACGAGTCTGCACGCTCGTCGCGCGCGTCGAACCCGACGCAGTGCAACTGCACACGCTGCTCTCGCCCGATGCTGTCAGTGAAATCCGCGAGCGAACCAACGTCACGGTCATCCAGCGCATCGAAGCAGACGATGCGCGCGTGCCCGAGCACGCCGCCGTCGCAGACGCCCTCCTCGTCGATTCGGTCGATGCCGCCGGTGCTGGCGGAACCGGAACCACCGCGGATTGGAGCAAAACGAGCACCCTCGTCGCAGAGATTGACGCGCCAGTCATCCTCGCGGGGGGCCTCTCGCCCGAGAACGTCGCCCGCGCAATCGACGAGGTTTGCCCCTTCGCCGTCGATGTAGCGAGCGGCGTCGAGAAAGCAGGCGGCGTGAAAGATCACGAGATGTTGGACGCCTTCGTCCGCGCGACCCACCGGCAGGTGACCGCCCAATGA